One genomic region from Melioribacteraceae bacterium encodes:
- the argH gene encoding argininosuccinate lyase, protein MPTWNSRFKKNLDERALRFSSSIEIDGKLFNEDIDGSVAHAKMLVKQKIISSAEGKKITSALERIKKEIAAGKLKYDWHKEDIHSFIEEELTNRIGETGKKLHTARSRNDQVALDERLYLKKEIKVLIRLSKNLQKQLLRKAEEHKETIIPGYTHMQRAQPVLFAHHLLAYISMLERDVERLQDCFKRSDKSPLGAAALSGSTLPIDRFFTANVLGMNGIVLNSLDAVSSRDLIIETISACSIIMMNLSRLSEELVLWSSREFSFAHFDDSFATGSSLMPQKKNPDIAELVRGKTGRVYGALVGILTVMKSLPLAYNRDMQEDKFHIIEAVETTKQCLEITADLLKHTDFERNRFVNELDGDILLSTELVDYLVRKKIPFREAHRLVGKVVVLALSRSKKLNEITLRDYKKISEAFEKDLFPLLKAEKSIKNKKSAGSTSPSEILRQLKFWKKNLRN, encoded by the coding sequence ATGCCGACATGGAACAGCCGATTCAAGAAAAATCTTGATGAAAGAGCTCTTCGTTTTTCATCGTCAATTGAAATAGACGGGAAACTCTTTAACGAGGATATCGACGGTAGCGTTGCTCATGCAAAAATGCTGGTGAAGCAGAAAATCATTTCATCTGCAGAAGGTAAAAAGATTACGTCCGCACTTGAGAGAATCAAAAAAGAAATTGCAGCCGGCAAATTGAAATACGATTGGCATAAGGAGGATATTCATTCATTTATCGAAGAGGAATTGACAAATAGAATCGGTGAAACAGGAAAGAAACTTCACACAGCAAGAAGCCGGAATGATCAGGTCGCACTCGATGAACGGCTCTATCTTAAAAAGGAAATAAAGGTTCTTATACGCCTGTCAAAAAATCTTCAAAAACAATTGCTTAGAAAAGCAGAGGAGCATAAGGAAACAATAATTCCGGGTTATACTCATATGCAGCGTGCTCAACCGGTGCTGTTTGCTCATCATCTGCTGGCATATATTTCAATGCTTGAACGAGATGTTGAAAGACTGCAGGATTGCTTCAAACGCTCTGATAAATCCCCGCTGGGTGCAGCCGCCCTATCAGGTTCGACTTTACCCATTGACCGCTTTTTCACCGCAAATGTTCTGGGTATGAACGGAATTGTTCTTAATTCGCTCGACGCGGTGAGCAGCAGAGATTTAATAATAGAAACTATCAGTGCCTGCTCGATTATAATGATGAACCTGAGCCGTTTGTCTGAAGAGCTTGTGTTATGGAGCTCACGGGAATTCTCTTTCGCTCATTTTGACGACTCATTTGCTACAGGCAGCAGTCTTATGCCACAGAAAAAAAATCCAGACATCGCAGAACTTGTAAGAGGAAAAACAGGAAGAGTTTACGGCGCGCTCGTCGGTATACTTACAGTGATGAAATCGCTTCCGCTTGCTTACAATCGCGATATGCAGGAGGATAAATTCCACATTATTGAAGCTGTTGAAACTACAAAGCAATGCCTGGAAATAACAGCGGACTTATTAAAACATACTGATTTTGAACGAAACCGTTTTGTAAATGAACTCGACGGAGATATTCTGCTTTCTACTGAACTGGTAGACTATCTGGTGAGAAAAAAAATTCCGTTCAGAGAAGCGCACCGGCTCGTTGGTAAAGTTGTGGTTCTTGCTTTGTCAAGATCAAAAAAATTAAATGAAATAACTTTGCGTGATTATAAAAAAATTTCTGAAGCATTTGAAAAAGATCTCTTTCCGCTCTTAAAAGCAGAGAAAAGTATCAAGAATAAAAAATCGGCCGGAAGTACTTCACCCTCTGAAATACTCCGCCAGTTAAAATTCTGGAAGAAAAATCTGCGGAATTAG
- a CDS encoding M13 family metallopeptidase yields the protein MQYQSPIIRFMSFIFLFLFSFTLTAQSQKGKGFDPGNLDKSINPAVDFYQYAIGGWRKNNPIPDAYSRWGAFEQLAERTNLNVKSIVEKAAASQDWKSGSAEQKVGDFYSTGMDSLQIEKLGIKPLLPELAKIERLKNSKDLVKLFGQQALYGIRVPINFFVGTDAKKSDFMVSRIYQGGLALPDVEYYTKDDARSKEIREKYLQHVANMFGLLGDDSALSLKNAATVLEIETRLAKASNTRLQNRDPEKTYNKMGMDQLKNITPGFDWELYFSGMEISNPPVIVISQPGFLEEVASMIREIPLDQWKTYLRWHYINGAAYSLSSDFVNEKFNFFGTFLTGAKVIQPRWKRILQSVNGAMGELVGEIYVKDYFPPEAKERARSTVTNILASMGESIKNLEWMSAETKEKALHKLSTFTVKIGYPDKWKDYSGLEVKRDTYFRNIMRANYWASKDNLEKIGKPVDKTQWGMSPQTVNAYYNPTINEIVFPAAILQWPFFDKDTDDAINYGAMGAVIGHEITHGFDDQGRKYDANGNLKDWWTKEDSERFIARANVLVEQFNGFAAIDTFRVDGKLTLGENIGDLGGLTIAYNAFKKTNQYKSGEKIDEFTPQQRFFLGWAQVWAENSRDQYLKLQLKTDVHSPGRFRVNGPLRNLPEFFEAFDIKPGDPMRLPDGKIVKIW from the coding sequence ATGCAGTATCAATCCCCAATAATTCGTTTTATGTCTTTTATTTTTTTATTTCTTTTTAGCTTCACATTAACCGCTCAGAGTCAGAAAGGAAAAGGATTCGATCCGGGTAATCTTGATAAGAGTATTAATCCCGCAGTTGATTTTTATCAGTACGCAATTGGGGGCTGGAGAAAGAACAATCCGATACCGGATGCCTACAGCCGGTGGGGAGCGTTCGAACAGCTTGCCGAGAGAACAAACCTGAACGTAAAATCTATTGTTGAAAAAGCTGCGGCTAGTCAGGACTGGAAATCCGGTTCTGCAGAACAGAAGGTTGGCGATTTTTATTCAACCGGAATGGATTCTCTACAAATAGAAAAGCTCGGAATTAAACCGCTTTTACCCGAGCTGGCTAAAATTGAACGGCTAAAAAATTCTAAAGACCTGGTAAAACTTTTCGGTCAGCAGGCGCTTTACGGTATTCGGGTTCCAATCAATTTCTTTGTGGGAACCGATGCCAAGAAGAGCGACTTTATGGTTTCAAGAATTTATCAGGGGGGACTGGCTCTTCCTGATGTTGAATACTATACTAAAGACGATGCGCGTTCGAAGGAGATACGCGAAAAATACCTTCAGCATGTTGCCAATATGTTCGGTTTACTTGGTGATGATTCGGCATTATCTTTAAAAAATGCTGCAACTGTTCTTGAAATTGAAACACGGCTTGCAAAAGCTTCCAATACCAGGCTTCAAAATAGAGATCCTGAAAAAACATATAATAAAATGGGAATGGATCAATTAAAAAACATTACACCGGGATTTGACTGGGAACTCTACTTTTCGGGAATGGAAATTTCCAATCCGCCGGTTATTGTTATTTCGCAACCCGGATTCCTTGAAGAAGTTGCTTCGATGATCAGAGAGATCCCGCTCGATCAATGGAAGACATACCTGAGATGGCATTATATAAATGGCGCAGCTTATTCCCTCAGCTCGGATTTCGTAAATGAAAAATTCAACTTCTTCGGTACATTTCTAACGGGTGCCAAAGTCATTCAACCGAGATGGAAGAGAATTCTTCAGTCGGTTAACGGAGCTATGGGTGAACTTGTAGGTGAAATATATGTTAAAGATTATTTCCCTCCAGAAGCTAAAGAGCGTGCCCGCTCAACAGTAACGAATATTCTTGCATCAATGGGTGAAAGCATTAAAAATTTGGAATGGATGAGTGCTGAAACCAAAGAAAAAGCATTGCATAAGCTGAGCACATTTACAGTTAAGATCGGCTATCCGGACAAATGGAAGGATTATTCCGGGCTTGAAGTTAAACGTGATACTTACTTCAGGAATATCATGCGGGCTAATTACTGGGCTTCGAAAGATAACCTTGAGAAGATCGGAAAACCGGTCGATAAAACTCAATGGGGTATGAGTCCGCAAACAGTTAATGCTTATTATAATCCTACTATAAACGAAATTGTTTTTCCCGCTGCTATTCTTCAATGGCCCTTCTTCGATAAGGATACCGACGACGCAATTAATTACGGCGCGATGGGTGCTGTTATCGGTCATGAAATAACGCATGGTTTCGACGACCAGGGAAGGAAATATGATGCAAATGGAAATCTTAAAGACTGGTGGACCAAAGAAGACAGCGAGCGGTTTATCGCCCGCGCTAATGTTCTCGTTGAGCAGTTCAACGGTTTTGCTGCAATCGATACTTTCAGGGTTGATGGTAAATTGACGCTAGGAGAGAATATAGGAGATCTCGGCGGACTTACTATCGCCTATAACGCCTTCAAGAAAACTAATCAGTATAAGTCAGGTGAAAAGATCGACGAATTTACACCTCAGCAGAGATTCTTTCTCGGCTGGGCGCAGGTTTGGGCCGAGAACTCACGAGATCAGTATCTGAAACTCCAGCTAAAGACCGACGTTCATTCGCCGGGCAGATTTCGTGTAAATGGCCCGCTCAGAAACCTTCCGGAATTCTTCGAAGCTTTCGATATTAAACCGGGGGATCCGATGAGACTTCCTGACGGAAAAATAGTCAAGATCTGGTGA
- a CDS encoding ATP-binding cassette domain-containing protein, with translation MHALEVKNLTKQFGSLVAVDRASFEVPEGSIFGLIGRNGAGKTTTIRMMMGIYLPDEGEVNLRGVKVGQEFKNKVGYLPEERGLYKKMKVMDTLNYFAEIKGKSGRDIHKKANEYLKRFELYDRRLSKVEDLSKGNQQKLQFIATILHDPDFIILDEPFSGLDPVNTNLLKDIILEMKERGKVIIFSTHLMEFAEKLCDHLAMIDHGKIILKGKLSEIKSRYAQRNVSLNYEGDISFLKGHPIIDKIENFGNTTGVRVKEPDQAQTLLKLLIERGVVIKKFDANDISLQEIFIELAGHESIESKEVRNVK, from the coding sequence ATGCATGCACTCGAAGTAAAAAACCTGACTAAGCAGTTCGGGTCCCTTGTCGCAGTCGACCGGGCATCATTTGAAGTACCGGAAGGATCGATATTCGGATTGATCGGACGAAATGGAGCCGGAAAAACTACTACTATCAGGATGATGATGGGTATTTATTTACCTGACGAAGGAGAAGTTAACCTGAGAGGAGTTAAAGTTGGTCAGGAGTTTAAAAACAAAGTCGGATATCTTCCTGAAGAACGCGGACTTTATAAAAAAATGAAAGTGATGGATACTCTCAATTATTTTGCCGAGATCAAAGGGAAGAGCGGAAGAGATATTCATAAAAAAGCTAATGAGTATTTAAAAAGGTTTGAACTCTACGACCGCCGGCTTTCTAAAGTTGAAGACCTTTCAAAAGGGAATCAGCAGAAACTCCAGTTTATAGCCACAATTCTTCACGACCCGGATTTCATAATTCTCGATGAGCCTTTCTCCGGACTTGATCCTGTTAATACAAATCTGTTAAAAGATATTATTCTTGAAATGAAGGAACGCGGTAAAGTAATAATTTTTTCAACCCACCTGATGGAATTCGCCGAAAAACTTTGCGATCACCTTGCTATGATCGATCACGGAAAAATTATTCTTAAAGGAAAATTAAGCGAAATTAAATCCAGGTATGCACAGAGAAACGTGAGCTTAAATTATGAAGGGGACATCTCATTCCTTAAAGGACACCCTATAATTGATAAGATAGAAAATTTTGGTAATACAACCGGAGTTAGAGTAAAAGAACCGGACCAGGCTCAGACTCTGCTCAAATTGCTTATTGAAAGAGGTGTTGTAATTAAAAAGTTTGATGCCAATGATATTTCTCTCCAGGAGATTTTTATTGAACTCGCGGGTCATGAAAGTATTGAATCGAAGGAGGTGCGAAATGTTAAATAA
- a CDS encoding ABC transporter permease: MLNNRIIAVFKREVRERVISKGFILMTILLPLFMFGLIGIQVLLMKEDSTKFNITIISESLDLTNKLQNELLLSDAVKEGNVILQFNTMSQEDFRNFLTSKKQDVLDEKVTGILYVPESALKDKKIEYYSKTPQNRRLSELLNRPINKVLIDTYFSNRALSMEELNFARQGLDVTGFKVSKEEGFEEAGYGSLILTYLFTFLLYISLLMMGQMIMQSVIEEKSSRIVEVILSSVSAKELMIGKILGSGVTGLLQMAIWLTPVIMVASTTWFMLPPEVSISLTTFQIVYFLINFFLGLVIFLGLFATVGAIFDNPQDAQSGLWPVMLLIIIPFFIAFSMIENPNSAIARISSFVPFANIIVMPARMTIADVPVFQLFLSLFISVATLITIFPLAGKIYRIGVLRTGKKPKWSEVVKWIKYKY, from the coding sequence ATGTTAAATAATAGAATTATCGCCGTTTTTAAAAGAGAAGTGAGAGAAAGAGTCATCTCCAAAGGCTTTATACTTATGACAATCCTGTTGCCACTTTTTATGTTCGGTTTAATCGGTATACAGGTTCTTTTAATGAAGGAAGATTCAACAAAATTTAATATAACAATTATTTCCGAATCTTTAGACTTAACAAACAAACTGCAGAACGAATTACTGCTTTCGGATGCGGTAAAAGAAGGAAATGTAATTTTACAATTCAATACAATGAGCCAGGAAGATTTTAGAAACTTTCTAACTAGCAAGAAGCAGGATGTTCTGGATGAAAAAGTAACCGGAATTCTGTATGTACCGGAATCCGCGCTTAAGGATAAGAAAATTGAATATTATTCAAAAACGCCTCAAAACCGACGTTTATCTGAATTACTTAATAGACCCATAAACAAGGTCTTAATTGATACTTATTTTAGTAACCGAGCTCTTTCTATGGAGGAATTGAATTTTGCACGACAGGGCCTGGATGTTACCGGATTTAAAGTTTCTAAGGAGGAAGGATTTGAAGAAGCCGGCTATGGAAGCTTAATATTAACATATCTCTTTACATTCTTACTCTACATCAGTTTATTGATGATGGGTCAGATGATTATGCAGTCGGTTATTGAAGAGAAATCGAGCAGAATTGTTGAAGTTATTCTTTCATCTGTAAGCGCTAAAGAACTGATGATAGGTAAAATACTTGGTTCCGGTGTTACCGGACTGCTTCAAATGGCTATTTGGCTAACACCTGTAATAATGGTGGCTTCAACTACATGGTTTATGCTTCCCCCGGAAGTTTCAATAAGTCTTACAACTTTTCAAATAGTTTATTTCTTAATCAACTTCTTTTTAGGATTGGTTATATTCCTCGGACTATTTGCTACTGTTGGGGCTATTTTCGATAATCCGCAAGATGCTCAATCTGGGTTGTGGCCCGTAATGCTGCTAATAATTATTCCGTTCTTTATTGCTTTCTCCATGATTGAGAATCCTAATAGTGCGATTGCAAGAATATCCTCTTTTGTACCTTTTGCTAATATAATCGTAATGCCGGCCAGAATGACGATTGCAGATGTACCGGTCTTTCAGTTGTTCCTCTCTCTCTTTATTAGTGTAGCAACATTAATTACAATCTTCCCATTAGCGGGCAAAATTTATAGGATTGGAGTCCTGAGAACAGGTAAAAAACCTAAATGGTCAGAAGTTGTAAAGTGGATTAAATATAAGTATTGA
- a CDS encoding methyltransferase, with product MKNNDSVTPESIRLIANSFQQSRALLTAVELEIFTIIDTHLLPSSEVAKKIGSDPRATDRLMNALASIGLLKKLHGKFYNSELSKKYLVKGKPDYMGNLHHTNHIWDSWSTLTESVRQGTSVYKRIESKKENWREDFISAMDYRAQHEAKIISMMIDFYGVKRMLDIGGGSGAFSYQFLSINPQMSAVIFDLPEVIKITKKYDSESDTGDRVQYLEGNYLTDDFGNDYDMIFLSAIVHINSYDQNKDLIARCAAALNPGGQIIIRDFIMAEDRTEPATGAFFALNMLVATECGDTFTEQEMTEWFNNAGITDIVKKETSFGSHLLIGKKNR from the coding sequence ATGAAGAATAATGACTCGGTTACACCGGAAAGCATCAGGCTTATTGCTAATTCATTTCAGCAAAGCAGGGCTCTCCTTACGGCAGTTGAACTGGAAATATTTACAATAATTGATACTCATCTTTTGCCTTCTTCGGAAGTTGCTAAAAAAATCGGATCGGACCCGAGAGCGACCGACCGTTTGATGAATGCGCTGGCCTCAATAGGACTGTTAAAAAAACTCCACGGTAAATTTTATAATTCGGAATTATCTAAAAAGTACCTTGTAAAGGGGAAGCCGGATTATATGGGAAATCTTCATCATACTAATCATATCTGGGATTCATGGAGTACGCTTACGGAATCGGTTAGACAGGGAACGTCCGTTTACAAAAGAATTGAATCTAAAAAAGAGAATTGGCGGGAGGATTTTATATCTGCAATGGACTACAGGGCGCAGCACGAGGCAAAAATTATTTCTATGATGATCGATTTTTATGGCGTTAAGAGGATGCTTGATATTGGAGGCGGCTCCGGCGCGTTCTCATATCAATTCCTCTCTATTAATCCTCAAATGTCTGCTGTGATTTTCGATTTACCGGAGGTAATAAAGATAACCAAAAAATACGACTCAGAATCTGATACGGGGGATAGAGTTCAGTATCTAGAAGGGAATTATCTGACCGATGATTTCGGAAATGATTACGACATGATTTTTCTTTCCGCCATAGTTCATATTAACAGTTACGATCAGAATAAGGACCTGATTGCCAGATGTGCCGCTGCACTGAATCCGGGCGGACAGATTATCATACGTGATTTTATAATGGCGGAAGACAGAACGGAACCGGCAACGGGTGCTTTCTTCGCACTTAATATGCTTGTTGCAACCGAATGCGGAGATACTTTTACGGAGCAGGAAATGACCGAATGGTTTAACAATGCAGGAATAACCGACATTGTAAAAAAAGAAACAAGTTTCGGCTCGCATCTTCTAATCGGTAAAAAAAACAGGTAA
- a CDS encoding TlpA disulfide reductase family protein: MKTKIIYPILFFFASTFIIAQDDIEKSTLLKKGDPMPAFSAEALSGESVSSEKLTGKVILINFWATWCGPCRAEFPLLQKDIYDSIKDTDFLVMAISRGEVTDTVKKFIEKNKYTFPVYVDKEAKVYNLFANKYIPRNFVIGKDGKIKWISTGFQKEEFYKMVELIKEELKK; this comes from the coding sequence ATGAAAACTAAAATCATTTATCCTATTCTGTTCTTCTTCGCCTCAACATTCATAATCGCACAGGATGATATTGAGAAATCGACTCTTCTTAAGAAAGGAGATCCGATGCCTGCCTTCTCTGCAGAAGCTTTATCGGGTGAATCCGTTTCCTCAGAGAAACTGACCGGAAAGGTTATTCTTATCAACTTCTGGGCTACATGGTGCGGACCGTGCCGCGCTGAGTTTCCCCTTCTTCAAAAGGATATTTACGATTCTATTAAGGATACGGACTTTCTTGTTATGGCAATTTCCCGCGGGGAGGTAACAGATACTGTTAAGAAATTTATCGAAAAAAATAAATATACATTCCCTGTTTATGTTGATAAGGAAGCCAAAGTATATAATCTTTTTGCGAATAAATACATACCCCGTAATTTTGTTATTGGTAAAGACGGAAAGATTAAATGGATTTCCACTGGATTTCAAAAAGAGGAATTTTATAAAATGGTAGAGTTGATTAAGGAAGAATTAAAAAAATAA
- a CDS encoding GNAT family N-acetyltransferase: MKLKILPLTESRWNDFEILFGRKGACGGCWCMWWRIKRSEFNNSRGSGNKRRMKKIVKAGSVPGLLVYCDSKIIGWCSVAPREEFPVLANSRILKPVDELKVWSIVCFFIDKNFRGKGILTEIIKKVIEYARKKKVGILESYPVEPKKGNIPSVFAWTGFASAFKKAGFTECARRSETRPIMRYFIHQ; this comes from the coding sequence ATGAAATTGAAAATTCTTCCTTTAACCGAAAGCAGATGGAATGATTTCGAAATTCTATTCGGACGGAAAGGCGCTTGCGGCGGATGTTGGTGTATGTGGTGGCGGATTAAGAGATCCGAATTCAATAATTCAAGAGGAAGCGGCAATAAAAGAAGGATGAAAAAAATTGTGAAGGCCGGATCCGTCCCCGGACTTCTTGTTTACTGCGACAGTAAAATTATAGGATGGTGCTCCGTAGCTCCGCGCGAGGAATTTCCTGTCCTGGCTAATTCAAGAATTCTAAAACCCGTAGATGAGCTAAAGGTCTGGTCGATCGTCTGTTTTTTTATCGATAAAAATTTCCGCGGTAAAGGAATTTTAACTGAGATCATTAAGAAAGTAATTGAATATGCGCGGAAGAAAAAAGTCGGAATTCTGGAAAGCTACCCGGTCGAACCAAAAAAAGGGAACATCCCTTCAGTATTCGCGTGGACGGGATTTGCATCGGCTTTCAAAAAAGCCGGATTTACAGAATGCGCCCGGAGATCTGAAACCCGGCCTATTATGAGATATTTTATTCACCAATAA
- a CDS encoding PAS domain-containing sensor histidine kinase produces MGHRSKIGKTSKGLYFFILIAGVLVSVAVLYIMLLGFRINFIFSNLIDSATKVKLSVASAKFEFFNSSIDTTNTSLINAWEHLSFAELYAGKLLEEKDQMSIIALPMSNKDIQVKVQKLQTNLLEYRGVSSSLLKGKIKSDPKAELLFKNIVVISDDIENDVRNLLNSEIQIFRISLFGLIGFCVLLPFVTVFILYRSEKQRNTFIKQIESASITLERGLHKKTRVEEELQETQRQLTTLIQNLPGMVYRCKYNTEWTMEFVSDKSYQITGYKPADLIDNRSVSYNDLIHPQDRTKVWDQIQKAVEQRKTYQLVYRITTASGYEKWVWEEGVGIFSEEDELTALEGFITDITEQKIVEDQLQLQSNALEAAANGIVITDKNTNLIWANSAFWNLTGYALGDFSDGRINVFKSDQHDLSYYEHMWDTIKNGDIWRGEMINKKKDGSVYFEEMTITPIRNSAHEIIYYVAIKQDITERKKSEEALRENEFRFRGLFENATVGIYRTSLAGKILMANPTLLRILGYDSLEEISKIDARDSYADSNTRSVFTKELNLKNKVVGFESKWKKKDGTIIYVRESARLVKDDDDKHLYYEGTVEDITDKKIAEEQLISAKERAEQSDRLKSEFLAQMSHEIRTPLNVILSFTSMMKDELQEQVDEDLKKGFDVIDEEGKRIMRTIELIINMSELQTGSYNFREKEFDIHKEIIRKHYEAYLPVAKQKKIAFNVVANTDKTMVTADEYSTNQIFYHLIDNAIKYTQTGKVEISLELDPRNNLYVDVSDTGIGISEEYMGMLFTPFTREEKGYTRNYEGNGLGLALVKKYCELNHAEIKVTSRKGKGSVFRVTFQKK; encoded by the coding sequence ATGGGTCATCGAAGTAAAATCGGCAAAACATCAAAAGGATTATATTTTTTCATCCTTATAGCTGGAGTCCTGGTATCTGTTGCGGTTCTCTATATTATGCTTCTGGGATTCAGAATAAATTTTATTTTCAGCAACCTTATCGATTCGGCAACAAAGGTCAAGTTAAGCGTTGCTAGCGCGAAGTTCGAATTTTTTAACAGTTCAATCGACACAACCAACACCTCCCTAATTAACGCCTGGGAACATCTCAGTTTTGCAGAACTCTATGCCGGAAAGCTTCTTGAAGAGAAGGATCAGATGTCAATAATCGCTTTACCGATGTCCAACAAGGATATTCAGGTTAAAGTACAAAAGCTGCAGACCAATCTGCTTGAGTACAGAGGGGTTTCAAGTTCTCTCTTGAAAGGCAAAATAAAATCCGATCCGAAAGCTGAACTTCTTTTTAAAAATATAGTTGTAATTTCGGATGATATCGAGAATGATGTGCGCAATCTTCTCAATTCCGAAATTCAGATTTTCAGAATTTCGTTATTCGGGCTTATCGGTTTTTGTGTGCTGCTTCCGTTTGTAACGGTATTTATTCTTTATCGTTCCGAGAAACAGCGAAACACATTTATAAAACAGATTGAATCCGCAAGTATCACGCTCGAAAGAGGTCTTCATAAAAAAACCAGGGTTGAAGAGGAACTTCAGGAAACACAACGCCAGCTGACAACACTTATCCAGAATCTTCCCGGAATGGTTTACAGATGTAAATACAACACCGAATGGACAATGGAATTTGTTAGCGACAAATCCTATCAGATAACCGGATACAAACCTGCAGATCTAATTGACAACCGTTCAGTCTCATATAACGATTTGATTCATCCGCAGGACAGGACCAAAGTATGGGATCAGATTCAGAAAGCGGTGGAGCAGAGAAAGACATATCAGCTGGTCTACAGAATTACAACTGCCTCCGGCTACGAAAAATGGGTCTGGGAGGAAGGTGTCGGTATCTTTTCCGAAGAGGATGAACTTACAGCACTCGAAGGATTTATAACCGATATAACAGAACAGAAAATTGTTGAGGATCAGCTTCAACTACAGAGTAATGCACTGGAGGCTGCTGCAAACGGAATCGTAATTACTGATAAAAATACTAATCTCATTTGGGCTAACAGCGCTTTCTGGAATCTGACCGGTTATGCGCTCGGCGATTTTTCCGACGGACGCATTAATGTCTTCAAATCCGACCAGCACGATCTCTCCTATTACGAGCATATGTGGGATACAATTAAGAACGGGGACATCTGGCGCGGTGAAATGATAAATAAGAAGAAAGACGGTTCGGTTTATTTTGAGGAAATGACAATTACCCCGATACGTAATTCTGCACATGAAATAATTTATTACGTTGCAATCAAACAGGATATTACCGAACGCAAAAAGTCGGAAGAAGCCCTGCGGGAAAATGAGTTCAGGTTCAGAGGACTCTTCGAAAACGCTACGGTAGGAATTTACAGAACCTCCCTGGCCGGCAAGATTTTAATGGCCAATCCAACACTGCTTAGAATTCTAGGTTACGATTCTCTTGAGGAAATTTCTAAAATTGACGCCAGAGATTCATACGCCGACTCCAACACGAGATCTGTCTTTACAAAAGAACTGAACCTGAAAAACAAAGTTGTGGGATTTGAATCGAAATGGAAGAAGAAGGACGGGACAATTATTTATGTAAGAGAGAGCGCTCGCCTGGTAAAGGATGATGACGATAAACACCTTTACTATGAAGGAACCGTCGAGGATATAACCGATAAGAAGATAGCGGAAGAACAGCTTATAAGTGCAAAGGAACGCGCCGAACAATCGGACCGTCTCAAATCCGAATTTCTTGCCCAGATGTCGCACGAAATAAGAACACCCTTAAATGTTATTCTAAGCTTTACGAGCATGATGAAAGATGAGCTGCAGGAACAGGTTGATGAGGATCTGAAAAAAGGATTTGATGTTATAGACGAAGAAGGAAAGAGAATTATGCGTACGATTGAATTGATTATTAATATGTCCGAACTTCAAACCGGCTCATACAATTTCAGGGAAAAGGAATTCGATATTCATAAAGAAATAATAAGGAAGCACTACGAAGCTTATCTCCCGGTAGCAAAGCAGAAAAAAATTGCGTTTAATGTTGTCGCAAATACGGATAAGACGATGGTAACAGCCGACGAATACTCTACCAACCAGATATTCTACCACCTGATTGATAATGCAATAAAATATACTCAGACCGGCAAAGTTGAAATAAGCCTTGAGTTAGATCCCAGAAATAATCTCTACGTCGATGTATCCGATACGGGAATTGGAATTTCCGAGGAGTATATGGGAATGTTATTCACTCCGTTTACACGTGAGGAGAAAGGATATACAAGAAATTACGAAGGAAACGGTTTGGGACTCGCACTTGTAAAAAAATACTGCGAATTGAACCATGCGGAAATTAAAGTTACAAGTCGAAAGGGAAAAGGATCTGTATTTAGAGTTACCTTCCAGAAAAAATAA